A stretch of Prunus dulcis chromosome 6, ALMONDv2, whole genome shotgun sequence DNA encodes these proteins:
- the LOC117632549 gene encoding KRR1 small subunit processome component homolog isoform X2 produces the protein MNNKVNGVEDPSVNHMEMDKSGPPASNEDSPIDYSILLMPFRRRSNLQEAWPVLESSLEEYGISCELDMDQFFITFTTTRAKDPYAILNSRYLIRLLAAEVPPRQALKVMYGMPCYLIYTGYHLGGLCSKFGIKTDKYVSRKKLLMTLPIQELEKLTGCSIYLRPNNDMVAAMGPIKGLKLVRSIVEDCIVHNMPPAHRVKRLANYVQAIKGVEALRL, from the exons ATGAATAACAAAGTGAACGGCGTGGAGGATCCAAGCGTCAACCACATGGAGATGGACAAGTCTGGCCCCCCTGCATCGAACGAAGATAGCCCAATTGATTACAGCATTCTCCTTATGCCTTTTCGTAGACGCTCGA ATTTGCAAGAAGCGTGGCCGGTGCTGGAATCATCTTTAGAAGAATATGGCATTTCATGTGAATTGGATAtg GATCAGTTTTTCATAACATTCACAACAACCAGGGCTAAGGACCCATACGCTATTCTCAATTCTAGATATCTTATCCGACTTTTGGCAGCAGAAGTTCCTCCACGTCAG GCATTAAAAGTAATGTACGGAATGCCATGTTACCTTATCTACACTGGGTATCATTTAGGTGGGCTTTGCTCAAAATTTGGGATCAAGACG GATAAATATGTTTCCCGGAAGAAATTGCTCATGACTCTCCCGATACAG GAACTTGAAAAACTAACAGGCTGTTCCATTTATCTCCGCCCAAAT AATGACATGGTTGCTGCGATGGGTCCAATTAAAGGATTGAAGCTAGTTAGGAGTATTGTGGAAGACTGCATTGTTCATAATATGCCTCCGGCACATCGTGTAAAGAGGCTTGCAAATTATGTTCAAGCAATTAAGGGCGTTGAGGCGTTGAGATTATGA
- the LOC117632549 gene encoding KRR1 small subunit processome component homolog isoform X1 yields the protein MNNKVNGVEDPSVNHMEMDKSGPPASNEDSPIDYSILLMPFRRRSTTDLQEAWPVLESSLEEYGISCELDMDQFFITFTTTRAKDPYAILNSRYLIRLLAAEVPPRQALKVMYGMPCYLIYTGYHLGGLCSKFGIKTDKYVSRKKLLMTLPIQELEKLTGCSIYLRPNNDMVAAMGPIKGLKLVRSIVEDCIVHNMPPAHRVKRLANYVQAIKGVEALRL from the exons ATGAATAACAAAGTGAACGGCGTGGAGGATCCAAGCGTCAACCACATGGAGATGGACAAGTCTGGCCCCCCTGCATCGAACGAAGATAGCCCAATTGATTACAGCATTCTCCTTATGCCTTTTCGTAGACGCTCGA CAACAGATTTGCAAGAAGCGTGGCCGGTGCTGGAATCATCTTTAGAAGAATATGGCATTTCATGTGAATTGGATAtg GATCAGTTTTTCATAACATTCACAACAACCAGGGCTAAGGACCCATACGCTATTCTCAATTCTAGATATCTTATCCGACTTTTGGCAGCAGAAGTTCCTCCACGTCAG GCATTAAAAGTAATGTACGGAATGCCATGTTACCTTATCTACACTGGGTATCATTTAGGTGGGCTTTGCTCAAAATTTGGGATCAAGACG GATAAATATGTTTCCCGGAAGAAATTGCTCATGACTCTCCCGATACAG GAACTTGAAAAACTAACAGGCTGTTCCATTTATCTCCGCCCAAAT AATGACATGGTTGCTGCGATGGGTCCAATTAAAGGATTGAAGCTAGTTAGGAGTATTGTGGAAGACTGCATTGTTCATAATATGCCTCCGGCACATCGTGTAAAGAGGCTTGCAAATTATGTTCAAGCAATTAAGGGCGTTGAGGCGTTGAGATTATGA
- the LOC117632549 gene encoding KRR1 small subunit processome component homolog isoform X3: MNNKVNGVEDPSVNHMEMDKSGPPASNEDSPIDYSILLMPFRRRSTTDLQEAWPVLESSLEEYGISCELDMDQFFITFTTTRAKDPYAILNSRYLIRLLAAEVPPRQDKYVSRKKLLMTLPIQELEKLTGCSIYLRPNNDMVAAMGPIKGLKLVRSIVEDCIVHNMPPAHRVKRLANYVQAIKGVEALRL; the protein is encoded by the exons ATGAATAACAAAGTGAACGGCGTGGAGGATCCAAGCGTCAACCACATGGAGATGGACAAGTCTGGCCCCCCTGCATCGAACGAAGATAGCCCAATTGATTACAGCATTCTCCTTATGCCTTTTCGTAGACGCTCGA CAACAGATTTGCAAGAAGCGTGGCCGGTGCTGGAATCATCTTTAGAAGAATATGGCATTTCATGTGAATTGGATAtg GATCAGTTTTTCATAACATTCACAACAACCAGGGCTAAGGACCCATACGCTATTCTCAATTCTAGATATCTTATCCGACTTTTGGCAGCAGAAGTTCCTCCACGTCAG GATAAATATGTTTCCCGGAAGAAATTGCTCATGACTCTCCCGATACAG GAACTTGAAAAACTAACAGGCTGTTCCATTTATCTCCGCCCAAAT AATGACATGGTTGCTGCGATGGGTCCAATTAAAGGATTGAAGCTAGTTAGGAGTATTGTGGAAGACTGCATTGTTCATAATATGCCTCCGGCACATCGTGTAAAGAGGCTTGCAAATTATGTTCAAGCAATTAAGGGCGTTGAGGCGTTGAGATTATGA